A genomic window from Anopheles ziemanni chromosome X, idAnoZiCoDA_A2_x.2, whole genome shotgun sequence includes:
- the LOC131290850 gene encoding protein ILRUN: MDNSDQQSTSTPISDDIEQNFLTQFSSMVTTDKDELIKQFQTIGENLNSNTAMFFLDMSNWNLQAAVGYYFDFMTQSRQPSMRLVEDLTIGRGEKITPNTAIKLTWLVQNNGEVAWPSGTYVGLKRQPNVIPNLPTLSYEDLKFYVPAILPNETVPVSVQLVSPPQEGVFETVWVTYNPNGTSFGEEIISRLEVSLDGTMAVTQQFSQLETISGSDVNFEPAETQPNEPDDSDMFG, encoded by the exons ATGGATAATTCCGATCAACAATCTACCAGCACCCCTATATCAGACGATATCGAACAGAACTTCCTCACACAGTTCAGTT CAATGGTAACTACGGACAAAGACGAATTAATCAAGCAGTTTCAGACCATTGGCGAAAATCTTAACAGCAACACAGCTATGTTTTTCCTGGATATGAGTAATTG GAATCTGCAAGCGGCCGTAGGTTATTACTTCGATTTTATGACACAGTCGCGACAACCTTCGATGAGGCTCGTGGAAGACCTAACCATCGGTAGAGGCGAAAAGATCACGCCCAATACAGC TATCAAGCTTACATGGTTGGTACAAAATAACGGCGAAGTCGCCTGGCCGAGTGGAACATACGTTGGCCTAAAGCGCCAACCAAATGTGATTCCAAATCTTCCAACGCTGTCTTACGAAGACCTGAAGTTCTATGTGCCTGCAATTCTGCCTAACGAAACGGTACCCGTTTCAGTGCAGCTCGTCAGTCCACCGCAGGAAGGCGTGTTCGAAACAGTTTGGGTAACCTACAACCCGAATGGTACAAGCTTTGGGG AGGAAATTATTTCACGACTGGAGGTCAGCCTGGACGGCACTATGGCTGTAACCCAACAATTTTCGCAACTGGAGACCATTTCCGGCAGTGATGTAAACTTTGAACCTGCCGAAACACAG ccTAATGAACCTGATGACTCTGACATGTTCGGATAG